The following proteins come from a genomic window of Gossypium raimondii isolate GPD5lz chromosome 5, ASM2569854v1, whole genome shotgun sequence:
- the LOC105766232 gene encoding uncharacterized protein LOC105766232, with the protein MDNFGKPNFYSTCAGKNTGEYILQRPHKRSFNSYEGNMEIVQQMYEIDAPKLSGQHYLQSAASSVHEEWSLPSASIVGNADLQKAEKKRKTDKAYRERCKMKKEQMMQKLETVGKENEDLKTENQCLKERNVFLNQSLLSQTNELNEIKHQLDDLRNKNETQNTLVQTLSHHLVSPDLCLQNKKLRDENARLREILKLGDGALLVEENGKLKLENQLLQVKIDALLGQIVDENRKSCGHK; encoded by the exons ATGGATAACTTCGGCAAACCAAATTTTTATAGCACTTGTGCCGGTAAGAATACTGGAGAATACATCCTTCAACGCCCTCACAAGCGCAGCTTTAACTCAT ATGAGGGAAATATGGAAATTGTACAACAAATGTATGAGATTGATGCTCCAAAATTGAGTGGACAACATTATCTCCAATCAGCAGCAAGTAGTGTACACGAGGAATGGTCATTGCCATCAGCTTCAATTGTGGGTAATGCAGATCTACAAAAAGctgaaaagaagagaaaaacagATAAAGCTTATAGAGAAAGATGCAAG ATGAAAAAGGAGCAAATGATGCAAAAATTGGAGACTGTTggtaaagaaaatgaagatttaAAGACAGAAAACCAATGTTTGAAGGAGAGGAATGTTTTTCTAAATCAAAGCTTGTTATCTCAAACGAACGAGTTAAATGAGATCAAACATCAACTTGACGACTTGAGAAATAAGAATGAGACGCAAAATACACTTGTCCAAACACTTTCCCATCATCTT GTCAGTCCAGATCTTTGCCTCCAAAATAAAAAGCTTAGAGATGAAAATGCCCGATtaagagaaattttgaagttggGTGATGGGGCACTACTTGTGGAGGAGAATGGGAAATTAAAACTTGAGAATCAGTTACTCCAAGTGAAAATAGATGCTTTATTGGGACAAATAGTTGATGAAAATCGCAAAAGTTGTGGGCATAAATGA